The following is a genomic window from Haliaeetus albicilla chromosome 13, bHalAlb1.1, whole genome shotgun sequence.
GGCCCCTTTCTCTCTGCAGTCTGGCCTGACTCCCCTGCATGTGGCCGCCTTCATGGGGCACCTGCCCATCGTCAAGACCCTGCTGCAGCGTGGAGCCTCTCCGAATGTGTCCAACGTGGTGAGTCCCACCCTggctggggctgtgggagcTCAGCATGGTGGGGTCCAGCAGGAGGTGGGGGTTCCCCGAGTCCTGCTTGCTCTCCTCTCCTGAGCAAGCCCTGGTGCCCCCCGCTTTGTGCTGGCAGGAGGAACCGGTAGGGGCCCAAAAAGGTTGTGGGCACTGCTCTCCTGTGCTCAGACCAGAGGAATGACTGCGGGAAGGCATATCCTCTCCTGTGGCCTCACCGCTTTATCCTGTCCTTGGTGCAGAAAGTGGAGACCCCCCTACACATGGCAGCCAGAGCTGGGCACACGGATGTGGCAAAGTACCTGCTGCAGAACAAAGCCAAAGCCAACGCCAAGGCCAAGGTAGGTACAGAGAACTTGTCTGATAGTCCAGCTCTGGGAACAGCCGGTGCTGGTTTCTTCACTCTCGCCTGCCCAGAGCTCAACCCACCAGGGGCTGCGCAACAGCAGGACCAGGACCCCTTCGGCAAGGCAAGCAAGGGTCTGGTCCGAATCTGCCAAAACAGCTTCTCTGCCTCCCTCGCAGGATGACCAGACTCCTCTGCACTGCGCCGCACGCATCGGCCACACCGGCATGGTCAAACTCCTGCTGGAGAACAACGCCAACCCCAACCTGGCCACGACAGCGGGGCACACGCCCCTGCACATCACTGCCAGAGAGGGGCACGTGGACACGGCCCTGGCCCTGCTGGAGAAAGGGGCCTCGCAGACCTGCATGACCAAGGTAGGCTGCTGTGGCCACCGCCGCCAAAGGAGTGACCCAGCTGGGCCAAAGGCTGGGCAGGCTGGTGGCACAGTGTCCCTGTTATGGGAGGGACAGCCTCCTCCTGTGGCACAGCACGTGCCAGTGCTCTCCTCCTCATCCCTGTGCACCCTGTGATGGGCTGCCTTTCTCCTCAGAAAGGATTTACCCCTCTCCACGTTGCAGCCAAGTACGGGAAGGTGGACGTGgcggagctgctgctggcacgTGACGCTCACCCCAATGCAGCAGGGAAGGTGGGTGCTGCTCCTGTGGCAGCGGGAGGAGTGGTGTGGTACGGGGAGAGGCTCCGTCTCACCTGTCTGtgccctctccccctccccagaaTGGCCTGACCCCGCTGCATGTGGCTGTGCACCACAACAACCTGGAGATCGTCAAGCTGCTGCTTCCTAAGGGGAGCTCCCCGCACAGCTCAGCCTGGGTAAGGTTGGACTGGGTGTCCCTGGGGATGTGGGGATGTGTCCGTGTGCCCAGCGCCCGTCAGCCTGGGGCCGGCATTGCCCCTCAACCCTGATACTGGGACCAGTCACCACCAGCCACTCTCCACACCTGCTGCTCACGCCTGTCCCTCGCACCAGTccgtggggcaggcaggggtgcCGGGCGGTCGTCCTGTTCCTACAGACAGGCTGTGCCAGGGACAGTCCCTGCTGGCAGCGTTGTGGCTGTTGCTTGGGGACGTGTTTCCATGGCAAGCCCCGTGGAGCAGTGCTGCAGTCTAGCAGTTTGGGAAACCACACATGAATATTTGCGTGCAGCTATGAAGGAGTGAGTCAGAAAACCCACGAGCTCGTGAGACTCACCCCACTCTGCCTGACCACGGGGAACATCTCCCCAAAGAGCAGACCAGCAGCCTCGGTTTCCGCATCATTTGCAGAAGCTGGATCCTCAGAACAGACAAGTGGCCACCGGTGCCCAGCCGTGCCCATCTGGcattcccctctccccctgcaCAGGCTGCCGGCAGTCTTGCTGGGCGGGCAGCGGCAGCGGCCGGTACCGGTGCCAATCCCCCGTCGGTCTGCGTCACTTGACAGCCTGCACGTCACCCCAAGCAGAGGGTGTCTGCCAGCTGCTTTGCTCCTGCAGCGCGGCGGCGAAGGCAGTGCTCAAGGCCCTGCCGTCTCTGCCTGAATACTAATCCTGCATATTGTGAGTTTTGCTCCACACCTCAGGCAGACACATTCTAGGAGGTGTCTGCCTGCCCTGGCCTCTCACAGCTCCCGGTGGCTGAATACTGCTGTAAAAATTCATGTGTGGGGAAACTCCAGGACAGGCGATACCAGTCAAACCTGAAGCAGGTGGTCTTTGAAACCCCTGTGCTGACTTGGCTGGAAGAGCAGGATTTGGCCTCAGCGTCAGGGCTAGTTGCTGTCAGGGAGATGGTTTGGGTGTGAGCGTGCATCCCTGAGTTCTGGAGGCGACTAGGAAGGGCAGGCCTGGCCTGGAGAGGCAAGGTGGcaccttctgtccctgctggTCTGCTTGGCAGGGGCTGAGCACTGCAATGagcctctctgtctctctctgcagAATGGGTACACCCCCCTGCACATTGCTGCCAAGCAGAACCAGATGGAGGTGGCCAGCAGCTTGCTGCAGTACGGGGCTTCTGCAAACGCGGAGTCTGTGCAGGGAGTCACCCCCCTCCACCTGGCTTCCCAGGAGGGGCATGCGGACATGGTGGCACTGCTTTTCTCCAAACAAGCCAACGGTGACCTAGGAAACAAGGTAAGCTGTCCCGGCACATCCCGCCAGGCTGGAGGCGAACACCCCCGCAGGGAGTAGCAGACAGGGTGGTAGTCCAGGCTCCGGTGCCTCCCTGCATTCAGGCAACAGCACAGTGTCGGTCAATTTGCCAGGTTGGAGACCTGTCTTAGAGTCTCTGCTGGTATTGCTGCAGTGATGGCATCGCCACTGTGCTGAGACCTCCTTTGTTTGCAGAGTGGCCTGACTCCTCTCCATCTTGTGGCCCAAGAGGGGCATGTGCTGGTCGCTGATGTTCTGGTGAAACACAGAGTCACGGTGGATGCAACGACCAGGGTAAAGTAGTGCATTGGCCATGGCTGTGGTGAAAAACATGTGGGAAAACTACCTCTAGGCCTGCTCCAGGagcattgcttttctttttctttgtgcaaGAGTCTCCCCTCTTGTCTTACCTTCTTGTCTGTGTCTTGGGGACTCTTCGTCCTCTTCCCCCCGCTCCCTGGAGAGATGATTCTTGCCTGTTCGCACAGCTGACCCCTGTACCTTTGGGCACAACGTGGTGTGGTCTGCAGTGTGCCCTCTGCCCTGGTCCTGGACTCTCAGACAGCACCCGCACGTGTGCCCCATTCTTCATCCATGGGGCTTGCCCCATGGGATGAGCATGCACAAGCCACAAGGGTAGGAAACACCACGGAGGGCACTCTGAGACCTGATCTCATCTTTCAGATGGGCTATACCCCGCTGCATGTGGCCAGCCACTATGGGAACATCAAGCTGGTGAAGTTTTTGCTGCAGCACCAGGCTGATGTCAACGCCAAGACTAAGGTACAGAAAAGTCCTGTGCTCCAAGGACCCTTCTGCCCTGGGCAACAGTATGCGGGTTGATGGAGAAGGCTTAGCCTCCCTTCCTGCTTCCACTGCTCCCCCCTGCGTTGCTCCAAGCCCTCCTGTCTCCATGGCTGGAAGCTGCTGTAGACTAGCTACAGCCCTGGGCAAGAGCTGGGTTCTGCAGAGCCCTTTGCTTACCTCGGAAAGGAGAGAGTCGCCCTCGCGCTCCAGGCATGAAGCCCAGCGTGAGGTGCAGGGGCATTTCTGGGGCAGCAGATTCCCAGAACTGATGGCAGCACCCTCtgtcctcctctgcagctgggCTACACCCCTCTGCACCAAGCGGCGCAGCAGGGCCACACGGACGTTGTGACACTGCTGCTGAAGCACGGTGCCTCTCCCAACGAGATCAGCACAGTGAGTATGGCGCTGACCCGCACCTCCTCGCCCCATGGAAAGCTCAGGCGCCTGCCCGGGCTTCCCTGTGGCTGTCACTGACCCCCAGTCCTTCCTCCTTGCACAGAACGGCACCACTCCCCTGGCAATCGCAAAGCGGCTCGGCTACATTTCCGTCACAGACGTGCTCAAGATCGTCACAGAGGAAACGGACATCCCGGTGAGCCCCTGGGGACTGGGACCAGCACCCTGtggaggagggctggggctgggagcagccacGCAAAGGTCTGCTGAGCTGGGTGGCTAGCCcgggtgtggggagggggccgcAGGTAGCCACCCAGCAAGGGCTGGCCTCTGCTGACTCCGCTCTACTCCCGCAGTCAGTCAGTGACAAGCACCGCATGAGCTTCCCGGAGACCGTAGACGAGATTCTGGATGTGTCAGAGGATGAAGGTGAGGGGCCAGAGCTAGGTCGCTCCATCCCAGATATGTGGCTGGtggcagccctggggatgggCACTGGTGTTCCTGCTGGCCAGGGTGGGGGAGCTGTGTGGCCCCACAGTGGTCTTGCAGAGAGGACGAGGGGAGCCCACCAGACTCCTGGGGTGGCACCTCCTGGCTCGGGTGCTTCCCTGCACTATGCAGGAGGGATATGCCTGGACCACTCCACGGTCCCACACCCCAGGGAGAGTGTGCAGAGAGCCCTTGGGCATGCAGAGCCCCCCACCGTGCCCTGCTCCGCGGGGTAGTACCAgctcccagcctggctgcagatggtctgctcctcctccctcccactgAGACCTCACCTTTGCCTCTTCTTACTTTGCAGGCACTGCTCATGTCACAGTAATGGGTATGAAAtgtgtccccctgcccccagctcaACGGCCCATTTCACCCCATGGCCACTAACCATCCGCACGCCACATCCATCTGCTGAGCCTTGCTGCTGGGCTGGTGCTATCCAGCATTGGCCCTGCCATCCCGCCCTGCCCATCTGTGTCCGTGCTGCTTGCTGTGGTGTGACTGCATGAATGGGGCTGTCCCCCCACTGTGGGGGATCCTTAGCTCCCTGTCGGCCCCAGGTCCTGTCCCCTGTAGGCAGAAGAGCCCGGTTCTGAGACAAACTCCGATGTCCCACCACAACCACCCCATGCCATCCTGGCCAGGGCAGGGATGAACTTGAGTGCTCGAGGGTCTCTGTGGGGCTGCGGTCCCCTCCCCATCACTAGGGCTCCGTCCCTGCATTGGGAGGTGCTGGACTCGCTCCCATAGGGCACTGGCAAGAGCTGAACCCCAGAGAACTCCTTAGCAGGAATTAATCAGGCCAGCAGGCAACGCTGGCTGGGCTTGCGCCTCCAAGGAGGGGTGCGCGGATGCACTCGGCAGCGTTAGGGCATCCTTCCCacgtccccagccctgcctacACTCCTGTCCCCAGCATCCGATGGCAGGGTGTCCCTGGCAggctctgctctgtgcttgGTGCTGGAGGAAAGGGGTCAGCTAGCAGCCGAGGCTCCTGACAGCTACCACAGCTCCTGTCCCACCCACCCGCGGCACATGGGGCTTGCCCCTGCCAGCGGACCCCATCTGGCAGAGGGCAAAGCTGCCCCGTGGCTGGCTGAGACCCCAGGGGATGAGTGTGTGTGTCCAGCAGTGGGAGCAGAGATGGGCCCTGGCTCCAGCCCTGAGGAGGGATGAGGGCAAGGGCTGGATGTCTGTGCTCCCTTGTCCCTCTGCCTCTGCGTGCTGAGCCAGCTCTCGGTTTCAGAGGAGGAGCTGATCGCACCAACGCCCAGGACACCCGATCCCAGGGACCAGGACGGCAAGAGGGAGACGCTGGACTTTATGACCACGACGACACTGGACCAAACGTAAGAGGCACTGGAtggtggggagggagtgggTACGGGGCACGGGGCCAGCCCGGTGCTGGGCTGGGATGCCAGTGGGGCAGGGACAGCTCTGGGCAAGGAGTGGATCACTGGGCCCCCACCAGCTAGCATAGCAGGCAAAGCTCGTTGGTGTTGTTCCTGCACCAAGACATGAGTCTGCTGCTGAGTTTGCCTTCATCCAGCGGCCCCGGGACTCCCTGGGGACGGCCAGGGGCTGAGGGGCCCAGGCTTGCCACTGCAGTGGCTGTCACTGCCCTCTCCTACCAGGGTGGAGTCTCCAGCTGTCCTGCAGGTCCCCTGCGTCCCACCTGAGACTGTGGTGACCAGAGCGGAGGAGACTGAGCAGGTAGGACCTGTGGAGACAGAATCTGAGCAAGTCAGCCTGCTGCATGCACCCTCAGTGTCCCCACAGGAGGTGAGCATGAGACACAGCCTGCCACGGCCCCCCCAGGCACTCCCTACCAGGGGGAGTCCCCCCATCACCACAGAGCCGAAACATGGGATGGGTGGTAGGGATGGACCTGGCGGTACGGGACTGCCCAGGGAGGGTTGTGAGACTGCGGACGAGTGGGCAGGCTCAGCACCCCCAGATAGGATCCTGTGCCCATGGGGGCTCTTCCCTGCCTTACACAGCCCTCCAAGGAGTTCGATGAGgactccctgatccccagcAGCCCCGCCACCGAGACCTCGGATAACATCAGCCCAGTGGCCAGCCCCGTGCACACAGGGTGAGTGCCCAGCCCACGCGGCACATGCATGCTCTGCGCATGAGCCGGCTGCAAGATGCCCACATGCCCGTGCCTCTGCCCGCTCCAGGTTCCTGGTGAGCTTCATGGTGGATGCCCGCGGCGGCTCCATGCGGGGCAGCCGGCACCACGGACTGCGTGTGGTCATCCCGCCCCGCGCCTGCGCCGCGCCGACCCGCATCACCTGCCGCCTGGTGAAGCCCCAAAAGCTGCCTGCACCCCCGACGCTGGCTGAGGAGGAGGGTCTGGCCAGCCGGATCATCGCCCTGGGGCCCGCTGGCGCCCAGTTCCTCAGGTGAGCACAGCTGGGAACAGAGCGGATGGGGCTACCCACACCGGGGCCATCCCTCAGGACTGGGGATGGATCCAGGCTCCTCTGGAGTCTCTGCCAGCTGGGGCAAgacctctgcccctctctgcttcTGGGGGTCTGGTGCAGAAAAGATCCCACGTCCAGCCAGGCGCAGCATGTTTCTGGGGTGGGTCATTCCAGCATAACGGAGCAGTGGCTACGCTGTGGTAGAAAAAGACCTGACCGGCACGGTCCCGCTGGGTGCAGAGCCCCGTTTCCCAGACAGCAGGGTGGGAGCagtcctgccttcctcctccggTGGCTGTACAGCGTAGGGCAGGTGCTCTGCCCAGGGCCACCTTGTCACCTGCGTGTCCCAGCGGCAGCACATGGGTGCAAGCGCCCTTCCTCTGCTTGTCTGCAGCCCCGTCATTGTGGAGATCCCACACTTTGCCTCGTGCGGGCGCGGAGACCGCGAGCTGGTGGTGTTGCGCAACGAGAACGGCTCCGTCTGGAAGGAGCACCGCAACCGCTATGAGGACAGCTACATGGACCAGCTGCTCAACGGCATGGATGAGGGTGAGCGTGCCAGGCAGGCGAGGGTTCGGCACCGTGCGGGTCcccgcaggcagggctgcagctggcccgggtggtgggatggggctGAGCCTGGCGTGGTTGGTGCAGCTCACAGGGGGTGGTGGGTGACAGCCGCAGGCTTGGTGGGTGAGTGTTGATGGCTGCGCTGCCCTTGCAGAGCTGGAGagcctggaggagctggagaagaagagggTCTGCCGCATCATCACCACCGACTTCCCTCTCTACTTCGTGGTCATGTCCCGGATTTGCCAGGACTGCGATCTGATCGGCCCTGAGGGAGGGTGTTTGAAAAGCACACTGGTGCCCATGGTACAGGCCACCTTCCCAGACACGGCTGTCACCAAGAAAGTGAGGCTGGCCCTGCAGGTGAGCACCAGAGAGCTTGGCCCGGGCTCCAGCTGAGCTCCTGCGGGCAGGGGTAGGCAGCAGGCTCAGGCTGCGCCCCAATCCGAGGGAAACTGGCCCTGATGCCGGTGCTCATGCTGCCCGCAGGCACAGCCCGTGCCCGATGAGCTGGTGACTAAGCTGCTGGGGAACCAGGCAACCTTCAGCCCCATCGTCACAGTGGAACCGCGCCGGAGGAAGTTCCACCGTCCCATCGGCCTCCGCATCCCGCTGCCGCCGTCCTGGAAGGACAATCCCCGTGACAGTGGCGAGGGTGACACCACCAGCCTGCGCCTGCTCTGCAGCGTGATCGGTGAGGCTACCAACCCCTGCCGCGCAGGCGAGCGTGCTCTCCGGTTGGGATGGGCTGGGCCACCTCGGTGGGATGCAGGTCCTGGGAGCGAAGGACAGGTCACCGCGGTGGAAAGAGCAATTGCCTGGGGGATGCAGACCCCAGGCTTGTGGAAAAGCAGCGTGCTCACCcttgttttctgctgcaggagggacaGCCCAAGCCCAGTGGGAAGACATAACAGGCACCACGAAGCTGGTCTATGAGAATGAGTGTGCTAACTTTACCACCAATGTGTCTGCCAGGTGAGTCGTGGGCAAGCATGTGCTCACCTGGGGACGTCCGCTGTTCCTCAGGCCCTCTTGGGGTGCAGCCTGTGCCAGGAGGAGCCTCCCACCCCTGTGCTCCTTGGGGTGCTGCCCCATTCCCACGTGCAAGGCAGTTGCCTCCAGCCTTGAGACCCCCCACGCCGCCTCGGCGTGTGTCAGGAAACATTCACAACCGGGTGCACAGAGGGAAGGGACCGTTCTTTGTGCTTGGATGGGTCCCCTTCATGGATGGGGCTGCTCCTCTACCGGGAGCTCTTGGGGCACCCTCTGCCATGCACTTtgctgttgggggggggggggggcagctgtcCCGGTGCCGCTGGGCAACTTGCCCGGCAGCGCCCCGACCCAGCCCTCCCACAGGTTCTGGCTGGCCGACTGCCCGCGCACAGCTGAGGCCGTGCACTTTGCCACAATGCTGTACAAGGAGCTGACGGCCGTGCCCTACATGGCCAAATTCGTGGTGTTTGCCAAGATGAATGATGCACGGGAAGGCCGGCTGCGCTGCTACTGCATGACTGACGACAAGGTTGACAAGACTTTAGAGCAGCACGAAAACTTCACTGAGGTGGCCCGCAGCAGGGACATTGAGGTTTGTCCCCAGCGACGTGCgtggggggcagcagggagagggctGCCCGAGCGAGGGGAGACTGATGCTGGTGGAGGGGCCTGGCTCTGGCCCGCGGAGGAGAGCTGGGGTTACCTGCCATGTCCACGGGCAGGAGAAACATTTCTGCACAGGGTCTGAGCCCgtctcctgctccctgccaggtGGTAGAGGGGATGCCTTTGCA
Proteins encoded in this region:
- the ANK1 gene encoding ankyrin-1 isoform X12 — its product is MAQAAKQLKKIKDIEAQALQEQKEKEESNRKRRNRSRDRKKKRGHAPTTVDPLPSCCKQGSPEGMLEQESAVQADAATSFLRAARSGNLDKALDHLRNGVDINTCNQNGLNALHLASKEGHVKMVVELLHKEIVLETTTKKGNTALHIAALAGQQDVVRELVNYGANVNAQSQKGFTPLYMAAQENHLEVVKFLLENGANQNVATEDGFTPLAVALQQGHENVVAHLINYGTKGKVRLPALHIAARNDDTRTAAVLLQNDPNADVLSKTGFTPLHIAAHYENLSVAQLLLNRGASVNFTPQNGITPLHIASRRGNIIMVRLLLDRGAQIETRTKDELTPLHCAARNGHVRIAEILLDHGAPIQAKTKNGLSPIHMAAQGDHLDCVRLLLQYSAEIDDITLDHLTPLHVAAHCGHHRVAKLLVEKGAKPNSRALNGFTPLHIACKKNHIRVMELLLKTGASIDAVTESGLTPLHVAAFMGHLPIVKTLLQRGASPNVSNVKVETPLHMAARAGHTDVAKYLLQNKAKANAKAKDDQTPLHCAARIGHTGMVKLLLENNANPNLATTAGHTPLHITAREGHVDTALALLEKGASQTCMTKKGFTPLHVAAKYGKVDVAELLLARDAHPNAAGKNGLTPLHVAVHHNNLEIVKLLLPKGSSPHSSAWNGYTPLHIAAKQNQMEVASSLLQYGASANAESVQGVTPLHLASQEGHADMVALLFSKQANGDLGNKSGLTPLHLVAQEGHVLVADVLVKHRVTVDATTRMGYTPLHVASHYGNIKLVKFLLQHQADVNAKTKLGYTPLHQAAQQGHTDVVTLLLKHGASPNEISTNGTTPLAIAKRLGYISVTDVLKIVTEETDIPSVSDKHRMSFPETVDEILDVSEDEGTAHVTVMEEELIAPTPRTPDPRDQDGKRETLDFMTTTTLDQTVESPAVLQVPCVPPETVVTRAEETEQVGPVETESEQVSLLHAPSVSPQEPSKEFDEDSLIPSSPATETSDNISPVASPVHTGFLVSFMVDARGGSMRGSRHHGLRVVIPPRACAAPTRITCRLVKPQKLPAPPTLAEEEGLASRIIALGPAGAQFLSPVIVEIPHFASCGRGDRELVVLRNENGSVWKEHRNRYEDSYMDQLLNGMDEELESLEELEKKRVCRIITTDFPLYFVVMSRICQDCDLIGPEGGCLKSTLVPMVQATFPDTAVTKKVRLALQAQPVPDELVTKLLGNQATFSPIVTVEPRRRKFHRPIGLRIPLPPSWKDNPRDSGEGDTTSLRLLCSVIGGTAQAQWEDITGTTKLVYENECANFTTNVSARFWLADCPRTAEAVHFATMLYKELTAVPYMAKFVVFAKMNDAREGRLRCYCMTDDKVDKTLEQHENFTEVARSRDIEVVEGMPLHVELSGNLVPVKKATQPRTFLFQSFRENRLAIPIKVRDSSREASGSLSFLRKAMKYEDLQHVLCHLNISIPPCTKGSGSEERRRTLTPLSLRERYSILSETSFGSLSSTDKADQKMVDIAEQLGLSWAELARELQFGVDDINRIRVENPNSLLEQSIALLNLWVSREGKSVKMENLYTALRNIDRSEIVNTLEGSGRQSRSLKGSWRYTDRDYSLSPSQMNGYASLQDELLSPASLHYTLPSPLRADQYWNEVAIMDAIPMAATEQDALMEMSDIQVWSSGLTPSLVTAEDSSLECSKAEDSDATSEGRFPGQPLADAHGPDHMGSMDLVEDDTVDSDAMNGLIDLLEQEEGQRPEGKMPAGDRQPGTGAQDPESEVSFVSVQQKVQARITASPTVSHVVEKSADRT